Proteins from one Gammaproteobacteria bacterium genomic window:
- a CDS encoding proline--tRNA ligase: MRVSQFPISTQKEIPADAEIISHKLMLRAGMVRKLAAGIYNWKPLGLRVLRKVEAIVREEMEQAGALEILMPAIQPAELWQQSGRWDQYGPELLRFHDRHNREFCLGPTHEEIITHLAADEIRSYKQLPINYYQIQTKFRDEVRPRFGIMRSREFLMKDAYSFHLNKESLDETYQVMYETYQRIFTRLGLNFRAVQADAGSIGGNMSHEFHVLADAGEDAIAFSDSSDYAANVELAEAIIAPDSTRAQAGASIATIDTPKQHSIDEVAAFLKIESKQCIKTLIVEGEDDQLIALILRGDHELNTIKAEKIPQITTPLTFASEERIHDIIGCKPGSLGPVGLQIPIIADRSTLLMSDFVCGANENGKHLQNVNWERDLPLVDDADLRNVIAGDPSPDGQGTLSIARGIEVGHIFQLGDKYSKAMNASVQDEQGKDSILQMGCYGIGVSRLVAAAIEQNNDDNGICWPASITPFQVCLLPMNMKKSQRVRDAAESLYKELQEAGVEILFDDREVRPGVMFADMELIGIPHRIVIGEKNLDQGLIEYKARNGENQTIALSEIVSFLQSTR, translated from the coding sequence ATGCGCGTTTCCCAATTCCCGATTTCCACCCAGAAAGAAATCCCAGCCGATGCAGAGATCATTAGTCACAAACTCATGCTGAGAGCGGGCATGGTTCGCAAGCTGGCAGCCGGCATCTATAATTGGAAACCCCTGGGACTCAGGGTATTACGCAAGGTTGAGGCGATTGTACGCGAAGAAATGGAACAAGCGGGTGCACTGGAAATATTGATGCCGGCAATACAACCCGCAGAATTATGGCAACAATCCGGACGCTGGGATCAATATGGCCCTGAACTCCTGCGTTTCCATGATCGCCATAATCGGGAATTCTGCCTCGGTCCCACCCATGAAGAAATAATCACCCATCTGGCTGCCGATGAGATCCGTAGCTATAAACAGTTACCTATCAATTATTACCAGATACAAACCAAATTTCGTGATGAGGTCAGACCACGCTTCGGCATTATGCGTTCACGCGAGTTTCTGATGAAGGATGCCTATTCCTTCCACCTGAACAAAGAATCTCTGGATGAGACCTATCAGGTCATGTATGAGACCTACCAACGTATATTCACCCGTTTAGGGCTGAACTTTCGTGCCGTACAAGCCGATGCCGGATCCATTGGTGGCAATATGTCCCATGAATTTCATGTGTTGGCAGACGCTGGAGAAGATGCTATCGCATTCTCTGACAGCAGTGATTATGCCGCCAATGTCGAACTTGCCGAGGCCATTATTGCACCGGATAGTACCCGTGCGCAGGCAGGGGCATCCATAGCAACCATCGACACACCGAAACAACATAGCATTGATGAAGTCGCTGCATTCCTCAAGATCGAAAGTAAACAGTGTATAAAAACATTGATTGTTGAAGGTGAAGACGATCAACTTATTGCCCTGATATTACGTGGTGACCATGAACTGAATACCATCAAGGCTGAAAAGATCCCACAGATTACCACTCCACTGACATTTGCCAGTGAAGAACGTATACACGATATCATCGGCTGCAAGCCAGGCTCATTGGGCCCTGTCGGTCTACAAATCCCGATCATTGCAGATCGATCCACACTGCTTATGTCTGATTTCGTCTGTGGTGCCAATGAAAATGGAAAACATTTACAAAACGTCAACTGGGAACGCGACCTACCACTGGTTGATGATGCCGACCTGAGAAATGTAATAGCAGGAGACCCCAGCCCGGATGGTCAAGGCACACTATCCATCGCCCGCGGTATTGAGGTCGGTCATATCTTCCAGCTCGGTGACAAATACAGCAAGGCAATGAATGCCTCGGTACAAGATGAACAAGGCAAGGATAGCATCCTGCAGATGGGCTGTTACGGGATTGGGGTATCACGTTTAGTCGCTGCTGCTATCGAACAGAATAACGATGACAACGGCATCTGCTGGCCGGCATCCATCACCCCTTTTCAGGTCTGCCTGTTACCCATGAATATGAAGAAGTCCCAACGTGTACGCGATGCAGCAGAGTCTCTGTATAAAGAACTACAAGAAGCCGGTGTTGAAATATTATTCGATGATCGTGAGGTACGGCCTGGTGTTATGTTTG
- a CDS encoding DUF4124 domain-containing protein — translation MSTQYKHTFIPLLGCLLLLLLSPAQATIYKWVDNEGTTQYTQAPPIGRASTIVPRPVPSDISSEEARTSLLKAQQKLKEWSQQRKEKKLQQKIDIVKQEQLIQQCRQARIDLANLGNAARQRFRTAEGEYVRLSEEQRRRLRQQLRDKIEKNCSDL, via the coding sequence ATGTCAACACAATATAAACATACATTCATACCTTTGCTGGGTTGCTTGCTGTTACTGCTTCTATCACCGGCTCAAGCCACTATATACAAGTGGGTCGATAATGAGGGCACCACTCAATACACCCAAGCCCCCCCTATCGGCAGGGCAAGCACTATAGTCCCACGCCCGGTACCCTCTGATATCAGCTCTGAAGAGGCGCGCACATCACTACTCAAGGCCCAGCAAAAACTGAAAGAATGGAGTCAACAGCGCAAGGAAAAGAAACTACAACAGAAAATTGATATTGTTAAGCAGGAGCAATTAATCCAGCAATGCAGACAAGCACGTATTGATCTGGCCAATCTCGGCAATGCTGCACGACAACGTTTTCGTACCGCCGAAGGTGAATATGTCCGCCTGTCCGAAGAGCAACGCCGTCGACTCAGGCAACAACTGCGTGACAAGATTGAGAAAAACTGTTCTGATTTATAA